Proteins encoded by one window of Elaeis guineensis isolate ETL-2024a chromosome 12, EG11, whole genome shotgun sequence:
- the LOC105054846 gene encoding tubulin beta-7 chain, with amino-acid sequence MREILHIQAGQCGNQIGGKFWEVVCDEHGIDNTGNYKGNSNVQLERVNVYYNEASGGRYVPRAVLMDLEPGTMDALRTGPYGQLFRPDNFVFGQNGAGNNWAKGHYTEGAELIDSVLDVLRKEVENCDCLQGFQICHSLGGGTGSGMGTLLISKIREEYPDRMMLTFSVFPSPKVSDTVVEPYNATLSVHQLVENADECMVLDNEALYDICFRTLKLTNPSFGDLNHLISNTMSGVTCCLRFPGQLNSDLRKLAVNLIPFPRLHFFMVGFTPLTSRGSQQYRALSIPELTQQMWDAKNMMCAADPRHGRYLTASAMFRGRMSTKEVDEQMINVQNKNSSYFVEWIPNNVKSSVCDIPPTGMSMSATFMGNSTSIQEMFRRVSEQFTVMFRRKAFLHWYTGEGMDEMEFTEAESNMNDLVSEYQQYQDAMAEEEDEGYADEAEPES; translated from the exons ATGAGAGAAATCCTCCACATCCAAGCAGGCCAATGCGGCAACCAGATCGGAGGCAAGTTCTGGGAGGTGGTATGCGACGAGCACGGCATCGACAATACCGGAAACTACAAGGGCAACTCCAACGTCCAGCTCGAGCGCGTGAACGTGTACTACAATGAGGCCAGCGGCGGCCGGTACGTGCCCCGTGCCGTGCTCATGGACCTCGAACCCGGAACCATGGATGCTCTTCGCACCGGCCCCTACGGCCAGCTCTTCCGCCCCGACAACTTCGTCTTCGGCCAGAACGGCGCCGGCAACAACTGGGCCAAGGGCCACTACACCGAGGGCGCCGAACTCATCGACTCCGTCCTCGACGTACTCCGCAAGGAGGTCGAGAATTGCGACTGCCTCCaag GGTTTCAGATATGTCACTCGTTGGGGGGTGGGACGGGGTCGGGGATGGGGACGCTGCTGATATCCAAGATCCGGGAGGAGTACCCGGACAGGATGATGCTGACGTTCTCGGTGTTTCCGTCGCCGAAGGTGTCGGACACGGTGGTGGAGCCGTACAACGCCACGCTGTCGGTGCACCAGCTGGTGGAGAACGCCGACGAGTGCATGGTGCTGGACAATGAGGCTTTGTATGATATCTGCTTCCGGACCCTCAAGCTCACCAACCCCAGCT TTGGCGACCTCAACCACCTCATCTCCAACACCATGAGCGGCGTCACCTGCTGCCTACGCTTCCCCGGCCAGCTTAACTCCGACCTCCGAAAGCTCGCCGTCAACCTCATCCCCTTCCCTCGTCTCCACTTCTTCATGGTGGGCTTCACCCCCCTCACCTCCCGTGGCTCCCAGCAGTACCGAGCCCTCTCCATCCCTGAACTCACTCAGCAGATGTGGGACGCCAAGAACATGATGTGCGCCGCCGACCCCCGCCATGGCCGCTACCTCACCGCCTCTGCCATGTTCCGCGGCAGGATGAGCACCAAGGAGGTCGACGAGCAGATGATCAATGTCCAGAACAAGAATTCCTCTTACTTCGTCGAGTGGATCCCCAACAACGTCAAGTCCAGCGTCTGCGACATCCCGCCCACCGGCATGTCGATGTCGGCGACCTTCATGGGCAACTCGACGTCGATACAGGAGATGTTCAGGCGTGTCTCGGAGCAGTTCACGGTCATGTTCAGGCGAAAGGCCTTCTTGCATTGGTATACTGGGGAggggatggatgagatggaatttACTGAAGCGGAGAGTAATATGAATGATCTGGTGTCGGAGTACCAGCAATACCAGGATGCGATGGCTGAGGAGGAGGACGAGGGGTATGCCGATGAGGCCGAACCGGAGAGTTAA
- the LOC105054845 gene encoding probable serine/threonine-protein kinase BSK3 isoform X2 gives MGSRVSKLTCCWGSRYKGTVLEAPDVETEETGETYELPPFQEFSFEQLRLATSGFAVENIVSEHGEKAPNVVYKGKLDAQRRIAVKRFNRSAWPDPRQFLEEAKAVGQLRNNRLANLLGCCCEGETQPMKWPMRLRVVLYLAEALDYCTSKGRALYHDLNAYRVLFDDDCNPRLSCFGLMKNSRDGKSYSTNLAFTPPEYLRTGRVTPESVIYSFGTLLLDVLSGKHIPPSHALDLIRDRNFNMLTDSCLEGQFSNEDGTELVRLASRCLQYEQRERPNVKSLVLALTPLQKETEVASYALMDMPHGGASSLEALSLSPLGEACSRMDLTAIHEILEKIGYKDDEGTANELSFQMWTNQMQETLNSKKKGDTAFRHKDFNTAIDCYTQFIEVGTMVSPTIFARRCLSYLMSDMPQQALNDAMQALVISPTWPTAFYLQAAALLALGMENEAREALKDGSSLETKKDGGH, from the exons ATGGGTTCTCGAGTGTCCAAGTTGACGTGCTGTTGGGGTTCTCGGTACAAGGGGACGGTTCTTGAAGCTCCCGATGTTG AGACTGAGGAGACGGGAGAGACATATGAGCTGCCTCCCTTCCAGGAGTTTTCTTTTGAGCAGCTTAGGTTGGCCACTTCTGGTTTTGCTGTGGAGAACATCGTTTCGGAGCATGGGGAGAAGGCCCCGAATGTTGTTTACAAGGGGAAGCTGGATGCACAGAGGAGGATTGCGGTGAAGAGGTTCAATAGGTCGGCATGGCCTGATCCCCGACAGTTCTTG GAAGAAGCAAAGGCTGTAGGTCAGCTTCGAAACAATAGATTGGCAAATTTGCTTGGCTGCTGTTGTGAAG GGGAAACACAACCTATGAAATGGCCTATGCGATTAAGGGTTGTACTCTATCTAGCTGAAGCCTTGGATTATTGCACTAGTAAGGGGCGTGCTCTCTATCATGACCTTAATGCCTATAGAGTTTTATTTGATGAT GATTGTAATCCTAGGCTTTCATGTTTTGGCTTGATGAAGAACAGTCGCGACGGCAAAAGTTATAGCACGAATTTGGCATTTACCCCTCCTGAGTATTTAAGAACTG GAAGAGTTACACCAGAAAGTGTCATATATAGCTTTGGCACGTTGTTGCTTGATGTTCTTAGTGGAAAGCACATCCCTCCTAGTCAT GCCCTTGACTTGATACGAGATCGTAACTTCAACATGCTGACGGACTCATGTTTAGAAGGTCAATTTTCAAATGAGGATGGGACTGAATTAGTACGTTTAGCTTCAAGATGTTTGCAGTATGAGCAACGAGAGCGGCCTAACGTAAAGTCGTTAGTTCTTGCATTGACCCCACTTCAAAAGGAGACTGAG GTTGCTTCTTATGCTCTGATGGACATGCCACATGGTGGTGCATCTTCATTGGAGGCGCTCTCTCTTTCCCCACTTGGTGAAGCTTGCTCTAGAATGGATTTGACCGCAATACATGAAATCCTAGAAAAGATTGGGTATAAAGATGATGAGGGAACAGCAAATGAG CTGTCATTTCAGATGTGGACCAATCAAATGCAAGAAACATTGAACTCAAAGAAGAAGGGTGATACTGCTTTTAGGCATAAAGATTTTAATACAGCAATTGATTGCTACACCCAG TTCATTGAAGTTGGAACTATGGTTTCTCCAACGATTTTTGCACGACGCTGCCTGTCATATCTGATGAGTGACATGCCACAGCAAGCTCTTAATGATGCAATGCAGGCCCTAGTCATATCTCCAACTTGGCCAACTGCATTTTATCTTCAGGCTGCTGCTCTTTTGGCCCTTGGAATGGAAAATGAAGCTCGTGAAGCGCTGAAAGATGGGTCATCCCTAGAAACAAAGAAGGATGGGGGCCATTAA
- the LOC105054845 gene encoding probable serine/threonine-protein kinase BSK3 isoform X1: protein MGSRVSKLTCCWGSRYKGTVLEAPDVETEETGETYELPPFQEFSFEQLRLATSGFAVENIVSEHGEKAPNVVYKGKLDAQRRIAVKRFNRSAWPDPRQFLEEAKAVGQLRNNRLANLLGCCCEGNERLLVAEFMPNDTLAKHLFHWETQPMKWPMRLRVVLYLAEALDYCTSKGRALYHDLNAYRVLFDDDCNPRLSCFGLMKNSRDGKSYSTNLAFTPPEYLRTGRVTPESVIYSFGTLLLDVLSGKHIPPSHALDLIRDRNFNMLTDSCLEGQFSNEDGTELVRLASRCLQYEQRERPNVKSLVLALTPLQKETEVASYALMDMPHGGASSLEALSLSPLGEACSRMDLTAIHEILEKIGYKDDEGTANELSFQMWTNQMQETLNSKKKGDTAFRHKDFNTAIDCYTQFIEVGTMVSPTIFARRCLSYLMSDMPQQALNDAMQALVISPTWPTAFYLQAAALLALGMENEAREALKDGSSLETKKDGGH, encoded by the exons ATGGGTTCTCGAGTGTCCAAGTTGACGTGCTGTTGGGGTTCTCGGTACAAGGGGACGGTTCTTGAAGCTCCCGATGTTG AGACTGAGGAGACGGGAGAGACATATGAGCTGCCTCCCTTCCAGGAGTTTTCTTTTGAGCAGCTTAGGTTGGCCACTTCTGGTTTTGCTGTGGAGAACATCGTTTCGGAGCATGGGGAGAAGGCCCCGAATGTTGTTTACAAGGGGAAGCTGGATGCACAGAGGAGGATTGCGGTGAAGAGGTTCAATAGGTCGGCATGGCCTGATCCCCGACAGTTCTTG GAAGAAGCAAAGGCTGTAGGTCAGCTTCGAAACAATAGATTGGCAAATTTGCTTGGCTGCTGTTGTGAAGGTAATGAGAGGCTGCTCGTGGCAGAATTTATGCCGAATGATACACTTGCAAAACATCTTTTTCATT GGGAAACACAACCTATGAAATGGCCTATGCGATTAAGGGTTGTACTCTATCTAGCTGAAGCCTTGGATTATTGCACTAGTAAGGGGCGTGCTCTCTATCATGACCTTAATGCCTATAGAGTTTTATTTGATGAT GATTGTAATCCTAGGCTTTCATGTTTTGGCTTGATGAAGAACAGTCGCGACGGCAAAAGTTATAGCACGAATTTGGCATTTACCCCTCCTGAGTATTTAAGAACTG GAAGAGTTACACCAGAAAGTGTCATATATAGCTTTGGCACGTTGTTGCTTGATGTTCTTAGTGGAAAGCACATCCCTCCTAGTCAT GCCCTTGACTTGATACGAGATCGTAACTTCAACATGCTGACGGACTCATGTTTAGAAGGTCAATTTTCAAATGAGGATGGGACTGAATTAGTACGTTTAGCTTCAAGATGTTTGCAGTATGAGCAACGAGAGCGGCCTAACGTAAAGTCGTTAGTTCTTGCATTGACCCCACTTCAAAAGGAGACTGAG GTTGCTTCTTATGCTCTGATGGACATGCCACATGGTGGTGCATCTTCATTGGAGGCGCTCTCTCTTTCCCCACTTGGTGAAGCTTGCTCTAGAATGGATTTGACCGCAATACATGAAATCCTAGAAAAGATTGGGTATAAAGATGATGAGGGAACAGCAAATGAG CTGTCATTTCAGATGTGGACCAATCAAATGCAAGAAACATTGAACTCAAAGAAGAAGGGTGATACTGCTTTTAGGCATAAAGATTTTAATACAGCAATTGATTGCTACACCCAG TTCATTGAAGTTGGAACTATGGTTTCTCCAACGATTTTTGCACGACGCTGCCTGTCATATCTGATGAGTGACATGCCACAGCAAGCTCTTAATGATGCAATGCAGGCCCTAGTCATATCTCCAACTTGGCCAACTGCATTTTATCTTCAGGCTGCTGCTCTTTTGGCCCTTGGAATGGAAAATGAAGCTCGTGAAGCGCTGAAAGATGGGTCATCCCTAGAAACAAAGAAGGATGGGGGCCATTAA